TCCAGTTCAACTTCGCCGCATTTAAACGGACTGTCCAGTTCGCAACACTCCGCAATCCGCTGACGAACTGCATAAAAAATCCGGTTGATGGTGTTGCGGCTCAGCCCGGTAAGAACAGCGATCTTTGATGCTTCAATATCCACCGGGAAGCAGCGGATAATACGCCGGAAATCGTGCTCCGAAATCCGTGAATGGAAAATATATTTATTACTCATTTCAAGACAACATCTTAAGGGTTATGTCAATCCCATTAACTTGTCTTGAACCATTTTAAAAATAACACGGCTCAGTTGTGTGGTTTGCGACACGGTACGCTGATGAAAGCATATACAATGGATTTACGGGAACGGAGCGTGGCCTATGTACGGATGTTGAGGGTGAACGGCGCGGACGAACCAATATCATTTCCGCATCCCGTAACAGACGCCTGATAAGTCTCCGATGATCTTCGAAGAACATTGCAACAGCACGGAGGTGGAGGCCTTCTTTCCGGATACCCTGCGATCTTCCATTCCCTGGAGGCGCTATCCTTTTCGTATCATGCATAGATACCCCCGAGTAAACTCGGGGTTCTTTTTTCATCACAGCTCCTCTCGGAGCTGACCTGAACGCCGCGAAACTTTGCGTTCGCGGCAATCAGGAGGCTCATTCATCCACGGCTAAAGCCGTGGTGTTCTATCTTCGACCGCATAAAAAACACGCCACGGAAAGTGGCGTGTTCGCTGGGTTAACAGCTTGGAGCTAGAATGTATACCGGAGTCCCAATTCAACTCGGTGTCCAGTGATTTCCATATCCACTCCGTCAAGATCCGGATCGGATGTTTTTAAAAACCGATATCCGGCATCTAGGCTAATGTTATCTGTGACTTTAACGTCTACGCCTGCACCAAGCT
The DNA window shown above is from Kiritimatiellales bacterium and carries:
- a CDS encoding IS1595 family transposase yields the protein MSNKYIFHSRISEHDFRRIIRCFPVDIEASKIAVLTGLSRNTINRIFYAVRQRIAECCELDSPFKCGEVEL